The following nucleotide sequence is from Streptomyces bathyalis.
CCTCGCCGCGCCGGCCGGCCGGTGCGGCGGTGAAGGAGTCGGTCAACTCGCCGTCCTTCACGAGGGTTTCGTGGACACCGCCGTCGCCCAGGACCGGCGGGACGTTGAAGTCGCCCATGACGACGCACGGCAGGCCCGGCTCGAAGGGCGGCAGCGGGGCACCGGGGCGGCGCATCTGCTGGACGAGAAGACGGGCACCCTCGAGCCGGGCCTCGGCGCTCACGTTGTCCAGATGGGTGTTGAGCGCGTAGAACTCGGCGCCGTCCGTCCGGTCGCGGAAGCGCACCCAGGTGACCATGCGCGGTGAGCCCGCACCGGGCCACTTCTGCCCGACCGCGTGCGGGTCCGGCGCGATCCAGAAGTGCTCGTACTCCAGGGGGTCCAGGCGGCCGGCGTCGTAGAAGACCGCCATGAACTCGCCGCGGCTGCCGCCCTCCCGGCCGAGGCCGATCCAGTCGTATCTCCTGCCGGACTGCCGCATGTCCTCGTGGATGTCCCGCAGTTGACGGTGCAGCCCCTCCTGGGTGCCGATGAGGTCTGGTGACTCCTCCTTCAGCAGGGCGGCCACCGCCGGCCGTCGCTCCGGCCAGGAGTGCGGGACCGCCGGGTCGTAGTCGGCGAAGCGGAGATTGAACGTCATCACGCGAAGCTCCATGGCACATCCGTATCACCGCGTACCGTTCGGCGGGGCTGCATCCCCGGAGGCGCCGGTGCTCGGCACCCACGGCCGGCGCCGGCGGCATTGCAGACCGATGGCAGTCAGTGCACGGGGGCGTCGGCCTGGGAGTCGTCCTGTGCGGTCGCCGGTCCGGCGCCGGTCGCCGAACCCGGCAGCGTGGCCTGGGCCGCACCGGACCGGGCGGGGGCTGCCGCCGCGACGCGGGCATCCCGTCGCACCAGGGCCGCGTACCGCCCGCCGGCGGCGAGCAGTTCGGCGTGCGTGCCGCGCTCGGCGATGCGTCCCGCGTCCAGCACGACGATCTGGTCGGCGTCCCTGACGGTAGAGAGGCGGTGGGCGATGGTGAGGGTGGTGCGGCCCGCGGACAGGGCATCGACGGCCTGCTGCACGGCACGCTCGGTGCGGGTGTCCAGCGCGCTCGTCGCCTCGTCCAGGATGAGGACGGGCGGGTCGCGCAGGATCGTGCGGGCGAGGGCGAGGCGCTGCTTCTCGCCGCCGGAGAAGCGGTGGCCCCGCTCCCCGACGAGGGTGTCGTAGCCGTCGGGCAGCGCCGCGATGTGGTCGTGGATCTGAGCGGCCCGGGCGGCGTCGTGCAGCTCCTCGCGGGTCGCGTCGGGCTTGGCGAAGCGCAGGTTGTCGGCGACGGAGGCGTGGAAGAGGTAGGTCTCCTGGGAGACGACGCCGACGGCCCGGGCGAGGGTGTCGAAGTCGAGGTCACGCACGTCGACGCCGTCGAGGGTGACGCGGCCACCGGTCACGTCGTACAGGCGGGGCACGAGATGGCCGAGCGTGGTCTTCCCCGAACCGGTGACGCCGACGAGGGCGAGGGAGGTGCCCTCGGGCACGGTGAGGTCGATGCCGTGCAGGGTGGCGGGAGCGTCCTTCCCGTGGTAGGCGAAGTCGACCTGCTCGAAGCGGACTTCGCCGCGCACACGCTCCAGCCTGACGGGCGAGGCGGGTTCCTCGATGTCGACCGGCAGATCGAGGTATTCGAAGATGCGCTGGAAGAGAGCGAGCGAGGTCTGCATCTCGACGCCCGTCGACAGCAGGGAGACCGTCGGCCGCAGCAGGCCCTGCTGGAGGGTGACGAAGGCGACGAGGGTGCCGATGGACAGGCCCGGCCCGCCCATGTGGACGAGCATCCCGGCCGTCCAGTACAGCAGCGCCGGGATGGCACCCATGACGATGCCGATGGTCGACATCCGCCAGCGGCCCGCCATGTGCGAGCGGACCTCCAGTCCGACCAGCCGTTCGGACTCGTCGGCGAAGTGGCGGGTGAGGGAGTCGGCGCGGCCCATCGTCCGCCCGAGCAGGATGCCGCTGACGGACAGCGACTCCGTGACGAGAGCGGACATCGCGGCCATCTGTGCCTGCCGCTGCGTGGTGATCCGCTTGCGCTCCCGTCCGACGCGGCGGCTGATCCACACGAAGAACGGCAGGAGCAGCAGGGAGGCGACCGTCAGCCGCCAGTCCAGGGCGAGCATGGCGGCGACGGTCGCGACGACGCCGGTGAGGTTGGAGACGAGGGAGGTCGCGGTGGAGGTGACGGTCGCCTGCATGCCGCCGATGTCGTTGGCGATGCGGGACTGCACCTCACCGGTGCGGGTGCGTGTGAAGAACGCCAGCGGCATCCGCTGGAGCTTGGCGTAGACGTCGGTGCGCAGGTCGTGCATGACGCGCTGCCCGACGGTCGTGGACAGATACGTCTGCAGCACGTTGAAGACGCTGCTGACGACCGCGATGAGGATCAGCCCGAGCGCGAGAAGGCTCAGCAGTCCCGTGCGCCGGTCGGGAATGGCGACGTCGAGGATCTCCCGGAGCAGGAAGGGCGAGGCCACCGAGACCAGCGAGGAGGCTCCGACCAGTAGTCCGACGACGGCCAGCCGCCCCCTGTAGGGGCGGAAGATGCGCAGGATGCGCCTCACTTCCCGGGGCGGCTCCCCGGTGGCGTCGCCGTCCTTCTTCGGCGGGGTCCACTCGGTGGTCTCGTGGTGCAACGGGCTCCTCGGGCTCGGGATTCGGGATCCGGAAGGGCCTGGGGCCCGGACCGGTGCGGCGGCCGGGCTTCCGGGGCGGGTCCGGACGCCGGGTGTCAAACGGTCATTCGAGACTACGCGCCGTCGGCGGAGCCGCCGAACGCGGAATCCAGCCGGAACCGGACCCGATGTCTGCCCCTAGCATGGGCCGGACACCCGTCCGTGCGCCCTCCCAGGAGAGAACATGCCGCTGCTCGACCCAGGACACGGCGCCCTGCGGCCCCGTACGAGCGCCGGCCACGCGCCCGCGCACGACCGGGTTCCGGAGGCTCTGGCGGGTGGCACGCCGCAGCCGCTGCGCGAGGATCTGGTACGGCTGCTGGGCCCGGAGAAGGTGTTGTGGAAGGTCTCGGACCTTGTGCGTTACGCCTCCGACGCGAGCCCGTACCGTTTCGTGCCGCAGGTGGTCGTGGTCGCCGAGGACGCCGACGACGTCTCGGCAGTGCTCTCCTACGCCCGCGACCAGGGGCGACAGGTCGTCTTCCGCGCCGCCGGCACGTCCCTCAACGGCCAGGCGCAGGGCGAGGACATCCTCGTGGACGTGCGCCGCCACTGGGCGGGCGTCGAGGTGCTCGACGAGGCCGGCACACGTGCGCGCATCGGCCCCGGTACGACCGTGGTGCGGGCCAACGCCTCACTGGCTCCGTACGGGCGGCTGCTGGGCCCGGACCCGGCGAGCGCGATCGCCTGCACCCTCGGCGGAGTCGTCGCCAACAACGCTTCCGGCATGACCGCCGGCACGAGCCGCAACTCCTACCGCACGCTCGCCTCGCTCACCTTCGTCCTGCCGTCCGGCACGGTCGTCGACACCGCCGCCCCTGACGCCGACGAAGCTCTGGCGCGCGCCGAACCCGCCCTCTGCGAGGGCCTCTTGGCGCTCAAGGCCGACATCGAGGCGGACGCGGAGCTCACCTCCCGCATCCGCGCCAAGTACGAGCTGAAGAACACCAACGGCTACCGCCTCGACGCCTTCCTCGACGGCAGCACCCCGGTGAGCATCCTGCGCGGCCTCGCGGTCGGCTCCGAGGGCACCCTCGGTTTCATCTCCGAGGTCGTCTTCGACACCCTCCCCCTGAACCGGCACACCTCGACCGCGTTGCTGTTCTTCCCCTCGCTCTCCGCGGCAGCCGCGGCGGTGCCACGGTTCAACGAGGCCGGAGCCATGGCGGTGGAGCTGATGGACGGGAACACCCTGCGCGCCTCGGTCAGCGTGGCGGGCGTGCCGGCCGACTGGGCCGGACTGCCGAAGGAGACCGCCGCGCTGCTGGTGGAGTTCCGGGAGCCGGACGAGGCGGCGCAGCAGGAGCGGGAGCGGGAGGCTTCCGCCGTGATGGCGGACCTCGAACTGGTCGCGCCCGTACCGTCGGTGACCAACTCCTTCACACGTGACCCCAAGACCATCGGCTTCTACTGGAAGGCGCGGAAGGCCTTCGTCTCGGCGGTCGGCGGCTCCCGTCCCTCGGGCACGACGCTGATCACGGAGGACTTCGCCGTGCCGCCCTCCCGTCTGGCCGAGGCGTGCGAGGCGCTGCTCGCGCTGCAGGAGCGGCACGGATTCGACGCCGCGGTCGCCGGGCACGCGGCCCACGGCAATCTGCACTTCCTGCTCGCCTTCGACGCCGCCGACGAAGGAGACGTGGCGCGGTACGCGGCGTTCATGGACGAGTTCTGCCGGCTGACGGTCGAACGCTTCGACGGCTCGCTCAAGGCGGAGCACGCCACCGGACGCAACATCGCGCCCTTCCTCCAGCTGGAGTGGGGTGAGCGGGCCACGGAGCTGATGTGGCGGATCAAGCAGACCCTCGACCCGGCGGGCGTACTGGCGCCGCGAGTGCTGCTGGACCGCGACCCGAAGGCTCATCTGCGCGGCCTGAAGTCCATCCCGAAGGTCGAGGCCGTGGGCGACCCCTGCATCGAGTGCGGCTTCTGCGAACCGACCTGCCCCAGCGGGGACTTGACGACCACACCGCGTCAACGCATCGTGCTGCGCCGGGAGATGCTGCGCCAGCCGGCCGGGTCCGCCGTCAACGAGAGCCTGCTGGAGAGCTACGGCTACGACGCCGTCGACACCTGCGCGGGAGACTCGACGTGCGCTCTCGCCTGCCCGGTCGGCATCGACACGGGCGCGATGATGAAGGACTTCCGGCACCAGCGGCACTCGCCGCGCGAGGAGCGCAACGCGGAGCGTGCCGCCCGGCGCTTCCATCTCGTGGAACGCTCGGCGCGGCTTGCGGTGGCCGCGGCGGACACGCTGCGCCGCAGGGTGCTGCCGCGACGGGGCGAGCGGCTGCTCGAGTCGCTGACGGGCGCCGCGCGCAAGGCCGTACGCCCCGACCTCGTCCCCGAGTGGCTGCCGCAGATCCCCTCGGCGGCGGCCAAGCAGCTGCCCGCCACGGACCGCAACGGCGCGGCGGCCGTCTACTACCCGGCGTGCGTCAACCGCATCTTCGGCGAACCGGACGGACACGAGGGCCCGTCGCTGCCGCAGTCCATGGTGATCGTCTCCGCGCGGGCCGGGCGGCCCGTGTGGATTCCCGAGGACGTCGTGGGCACCTGCTGCGCGACGATCTGGCACTCCAAGGGCTATGCGGCGGGCAACGCGCTGATGGCGAACCGGATCGTGGAGGCCGCCTGGCGGTGGACGGACGGCGGTGAACTGCCGCTGGTGGTGGACGCCTCCTCCTGCACGCTGGGCATCGGCGAGGAGGTCGTGCCGTATCTCAGTCCGGCCAACCGCAAGCTGCACGACCAGTTGAAGGTCATCGACTCCGTCGCCTGGGCGGCGCAGGAGCTGCTGCCGCGGCTGACGGTGGAGCGGCGGCGGGGCTCGGCGGTGCTCCACCCGACCTGTTCCATGCAACACCTGGGCGGGACCGAGCAGTTGCGCACGGTGGCGGAGGCGTGCGCCGAGGAGGTCG
It contains:
- a CDS encoding endonuclease/exonuclease/phosphatase family protein produces the protein MTFNLRFADYDPAVPHSWPERRPAVAALLKEESPDLIGTQEGLHRQLRDIHEDMRQSGRRYDWIGLGREGGSRGEFMAVFYDAGRLDPLEYEHFWIAPDPHAVGQKWPGAGSPRMVTWVRFRDRTDGAEFYALNTHLDNVSAEARLEGARLLVQQMRRPGAPLPPFEPGLPCVVMGDFNVPPVLGDGGVHETLVKDGELTDSFTAAPAGRRGEDHHTWHNYAGMSSSGARIDWILTSPGVTTTSARISTFTHEGRYPSDHFPVLATLDLGGP
- a CDS encoding ABC transporter ATP-binding protein, whose translation is MHHETTEWTPPKKDGDATGEPPREVRRILRIFRPYRGRLAVVGLLVGASSLVSVASPFLLREILDVAIPDRRTGLLSLLALGLILIAVVSSVFNVLQTYLSTTVGQRVMHDLRTDVYAKLQRMPLAFFTRTRTGEVQSRIANDIGGMQATVTSTATSLVSNLTGVVATVAAMLALDWRLTVASLLLLPFFVWISRRVGRERKRITTQRQAQMAAMSALVTESLSVSGILLGRTMGRADSLTRHFADESERLVGLEVRSHMAGRWRMSTIGIVMGAIPALLYWTAGMLVHMGGPGLSIGTLVAFVTLQQGLLRPTVSLLSTGVEMQTSLALFQRIFEYLDLPVDIEEPASPVRLERVRGEVRFEQVDFAYHGKDAPATLHGIDLTVPEGTSLALVGVTGSGKTTLGHLVPRLYDVTGGRVTLDGVDVRDLDFDTLARAVGVVSQETYLFHASVADNLRFAKPDATREELHDAARAAQIHDHIAALPDGYDTLVGERGHRFSGGEKQRLALARTILRDPPVLILDEATSALDTRTERAVQQAVDALSAGRTTLTIAHRLSTVRDADQIVVLDAGRIAERGTHAELLAAGGRYAALVRRDARVAAAAPARSGAAQATLPGSATGAGPATAQDDSQADAPVH
- a CDS encoding FAD-binding and (Fe-S)-binding domain-containing protein → MPLLDPGHGALRPRTSAGHAPAHDRVPEALAGGTPQPLREDLVRLLGPEKVLWKVSDLVRYASDASPYRFVPQVVVVAEDADDVSAVLSYARDQGRQVVFRAAGTSLNGQAQGEDILVDVRRHWAGVEVLDEAGTRARIGPGTTVVRANASLAPYGRLLGPDPASAIACTLGGVVANNASGMTAGTSRNSYRTLASLTFVLPSGTVVDTAAPDADEALARAEPALCEGLLALKADIEADAELTSRIRAKYELKNTNGYRLDAFLDGSTPVSILRGLAVGSEGTLGFISEVVFDTLPLNRHTSTALLFFPSLSAAAAAVPRFNEAGAMAVELMDGNTLRASVSVAGVPADWAGLPKETAALLVEFREPDEAAQQEREREASAVMADLELVAPVPSVTNSFTRDPKTIGFYWKARKAFVSAVGGSRPSGTTLITEDFAVPPSRLAEACEALLALQERHGFDAAVAGHAAHGNLHFLLAFDAADEGDVARYAAFMDEFCRLTVERFDGSLKAEHATGRNIAPFLQLEWGERATELMWRIKQTLDPAGVLAPRVLLDRDPKAHLRGLKSIPKVEAVGDPCIECGFCEPTCPSGDLTTTPRQRIVLRREMLRQPAGSAVNESLLESYGYDAVDTCAGDSTCALACPVGIDTGAMMKDFRHQRHSPREERNAERAARRFHLVERSARLAVAAADTLRRRVLPRRGERLLESLTGAARKAVRPDLVPEWLPQIPSAAAKQLPATDRNGAAAVYYPACVNRIFGEPDGHEGPSLPQSMVIVSARAGRPVWIPEDVVGTCCATIWHSKGYAAGNALMANRIVEAAWRWTDGGELPLVVDASSCTLGIGEEVVPYLSPANRKLHDQLKVIDSVAWAAQELLPRLTVERRRGSAVLHPTCSMQHLGGTEQLRTVAEACAEEVVVPVDARCCGFAGDRGMLHKELTASATAREAAEVTARDFDAYLSANRMCEVGMDHATGGRGYRSVLLELERATRPD